A window of Chryseobacterium sp. IHB B 17019 genomic DNA:
AGGAGTATTGAGAATATTATTCTCCGTTTTTGTGGGTTCGGTATTATTATTTAAAGGTTGTCCAATTGTAGTCGGTTGGTTTTTAAACTCTGAAATTTGAGGTTGAATCATTCCTTTTTCTTCTTTTGAAACAAAGACCTGGTCGGAATTTATTTTTTGATTCTCAGCAAGTGTTTTTACATCATTCTTCACAATTGGGTTGTTGTTTGGAATAACAGATTGATTTTCAGTGTCGAGATTGATGGGATTGGCTGTTTTTTCAAGAACTTTTTTAGCGATATAATCGGTTTTATTATGATCAAAACTGTTTTTATAATTATTAAAATAAATAATGGTTCCCAAAGAAACAAGCACCAAAACAACAGCTGCATATTTCCACCACTGAAAAGATGGTTTTAACGCTATTTCAGGCGTTTGATCCAGCTTTTGATCCAGTCTGTCCCAAAGACCGGGAGAAGGCTTTATTTCAAGCTCTTCATAGTCAGACTTCAATTTATTTAGCATATTGTTTTTCATCTTTTTTTTGTTTTAAAAAATCTACGATCCATTTTTTGGATTTGCTCAGCTGGCTTTTACTTGTTCCTTCAGAAATATTGAGAATTTCTGCAATCTCACTGTGTTTTTTCTCTTCAAAGACATAAAGATTAAAAATCAATCTATATCCGTCTGGCATTTTAGAAAAAATTTCATCCATATTGAGTTCTTCCATTTCTTCTTCCAAACTCTCATCGATATTTCCAATTTCGTTGACCTCAACATCAGTGTAAAGAATATTTTTACTTTTCCTGATAAAATTGATGGAATTGTTCACGACAATTTTCCTTAACCAAAACTGGAAACTTTTCCATTCCCTACATTCATCTATTTTTGAAAAACAGGTAAAAAAAGAATTCATGAGGATATCTTCTGCATCATGGATATTATTTACATAAGAATTCGCAATCGCAAGCATTTTTGCCGAAAACATCTCGTAAAGAGCCTGTTGCCCTCTCCGATCCTGCTTTTTTGCTAGTTTAAAATTCTCTTCTAAATTCTTCATGTATCAGTTTCTATCTATAAGACAGAATATTTTTCAAAAGGTTGCCTGAAAAACAAAAAAAATTGCACTTTTTTTGAAAATGCAATTTAATATTTTAAAAATCAATTAAATAAAATTAATGTTTTATCTCTGAAACTTCATTCGGGTTGTGTTTATGCCTGAATAAAATGGCAAATAAAACTGCCAAAACTAAAGCATACGCCGCAAAAGAAAGCCAGATATTATGCCAATCTTTCACCATTACAATAGATGATAAAGTTCCGTCCGGATTTATTGCAGAATTAAAACTTTTTTTAAGAATATTAATAAAGGTCGGGTTATCAGGTGTTGTTTCCAGATAGGTCGACAAAGATGAAGCTGTTGTGAATTTATGAGTGAAAAACTTATCAATCGCCCAACCCGCAGCATAACTTCCGAAAACTGCCCCAAAACCGTTTGTCATCATCATAAATAAACCTTGTGCTGAAGAACGGATCTTTTTATCTGTGGTAGTTTCTACGAAAAGTGACCCTGAAATATTAAAGAAATCGAAAGCCATCCCGTACACGATACACGAAAGGATAATTAAGCTTAATCCAAAACCGTCAGGAACTCCGTAAGCAAAGAATGCAAACCTCAACACCCAAGCCAACATGGACATCAACATTACTTTTTTAATCCCGAATTTCTTTAAAAAGAAAGGTATGGCCAAAATGAATAATGTCTCGGAAACCTGAGAAATTGACATGATAATCGTAGATCTCTGCACTACAAATGAATCTGCATATTTCGGAAAATGCTCAAATTCACTCAGAAAAACATCTCCGTAAGCGTTCGTCAACTGTAAAGCTGCGCCCAAAAGCATTGAGAATAAGAAGAATAATGCAGTTTTATAATTTTTAAATAATTTAAAAGCATTTAATCCTAATTGCTCTGATAAAGGTGCATTTTTATCTATAAGTTTCTGAGGAGGGCATTTTGGTAATGTTAATGCATAAATTCCCAACAAAATTGCGGCTACACCCCCGATATAAAACTGTCCTTCCGTCGCTTTATTTCCTGTAAAATTGGTAATCCACATGGCCACAATGAAACCTATAGTTCCCCAAACACGGATTGGAGGAAAATCTTTTACAACATCCAGATCACTGTTTTTCAAAACGGTATAGGAAATTGAATTAGCCAAAGCAATTGTGGGCATATAGAAGCACATCGCAACGAGCATTATCGAAAAGAAAGAATTGGGATCGGCAGAATGTGGCAAAATGAAAAGCACAATTCCGTACAGGATATGTAAAACCGAAAAAATCCGCTCGGCGTTTACCCATCGGTCGGCGATGATTCCGGTAATGGTAGGCATAAAAATGGATGCGATCCCCATTGTTCCGAATACGGCTCCAAACTGAGCTCCGTCCCAATGCTTTGTACCGAACCAAAAATTAGCCATCGTAATCAGCCATGCTCCCCAAACAAAGAATTGAAGGAAGCTGAGGATGGTAAGTCGTAATTTTAAATTCATAGTTATTAAATATCTCTTTAATCAATTCTCTTTTTCCTCCTCTTGATTTCCTCCTGAATCTCCAGGGCGGTATCATAATCTTCTTCTTTTACCGCATCTTCCAGTAATTTTTGAAGCTCTTCCATAGAAACGGATTTCAGGTTGTCTTCCGTCTCAACGGTTTCTGAAAAGGGTTCCTCTTCTTTCGATACATCTTCCAGCTCCAAAAGGATTCCCGCTTCATTCAACACCTGCTGAGTTGTAAAAATAGGGGCATCAAATCTTACTGCCATCGCTACTGCATCTGAAGTTCTTGCATCAAGAATTAATTCTTCTTCTGTGCTTTTATTTTTAAAATTAATATTAGAGAAGAAAACTCCGTCTACAATCTGATAAATGATCACAGAGACAAGCTCATAATTGGTAGAAACTATAAATTTTGTGAATAAATCGTGGGTAAGCGGACGCGGCGGATGAATGTCTTTCTCAAGACCTAGAGAAATGGATTGTGCCTCGAAATTTCCTATAACAACAGGTAATTTTATGTGTGTTTCTTCATGTTCCAATAACAAAGCGTACGCCCCTGATTGTGTCTGGCTGTACGATATTCCGCGAATAATTAGCTGTTTATAATCCATAACTACAAATATAAATTAATTTTTTATTGTAGGATTTACTTTTTAGACAAAAATAAAAGCCCGGAAGCCGAGCTTTTATCTATATTGTTGTGGATTGTTAATGGTCAATAGTGAATTTTGCTTGGCAGTGATTTAATTTAAGTAAAAAACTGACGAGCAAAGCGAATTGACTATTCACAATTCACTTCTTTTATCCTCTGATGGCTTTAATTTTCTCTGTTAATGCAGGGATAATCTGGAAGGCATCTCCTACCACACCATAATCTGCTGATTTGAAGAACGGAGCTTCGGCATCGCTGTTGATGACAACGATGGTTTTAGAAGAGTTAACTCCCGCCAAATGCTGAATAGCTCCCGAAATACCAACTGCAATATAAAGATTCGGAGAAATTGCTTTACCCGTTTGTCCTACGTGCTCTGTATGAGGTCTCCATCCGATGTCTGAAACCGGTTTTGAACAAGCTGTAGCGGCACCTAAAACATTAGCCAATTCTTCGATCATTCCCCAGTTTTCAGGACCTTTCATCCCTCTACCTGCAGAAACTACGATTTCAGCTTCTTTTAAATCTAATTTACCAGAACTCTGTTCGTGAGAGATCACTTTAGTATCTTCATTGGCAACAGATAAGTTTTTCACTTCTTCTGAACCTGAAACTGTATTTTCCTTAACACCGAAAGCATTTTGAGAAACCGTGATAATTACACCCGTTCCTTCTGCTTTTGCATGCATGAAACCTTTTCCTGAAAACGCTTTTCTCTTGATCTGAATCGGGGAAAGGCTTTCCGGAGCTGCCAAAACATTTGTAATTAATGAATAATTCTTCATTACCGCCAACATCGGAGCAACCGAAGAAGCGTCCGTAGTATGAGGGAAAACGATGATGTTTCCGTCTGCTACTTCATTTACAGCCTGCGCAAATGCTTTAGCTGAAAAGCTTTTAAGACCTTCGTCTTTGATATTGATAACATTTGATGCTCCATATTTGTATAATAAATCTGAAGAATCTGTTGGGTTTACAGAGATCGCTGTTACTGTTTCACCAGCCTGGTCTGCAACAGCTTTAGCATAAGAAACTGCCTCAAAAGCCGCTTTTTTGTAAACTCCGTTTATATTTTCTGCGTATACGAATACTGCCATTTTAATTAATTTAAAGATTAAAAAATTTAATAATTGAAAGATTAAACTCAAAATCAGGAACTAAACTTCCCTTTTCTGACTTCCAGCTTCCAACTTTTAGATTACCTTAGCTTCTTCGTGAAGTAGTCTTACCAATTCATCCAAATTATCAGGAGAAACCAATTTCACAGCAGCTCTTGGAGGTACACTGTCGTAAGAAACTCCCTGAACTTTCACCTCAGAAGATGTAGGCTCTACAACCTGCAATGGCTTTGTTCTTGCAGACATAATCCCTCTCATATTTGGAATAATAAGGTCTTTTTCATCCACCAATCCTTTCTGACCAGCGATTACCGCAGGCAGTTTTACAGAAATAGTTTCTTTTCCTCCTTCAATTTCTCTTACTGCAGTAGCTTCGCTTCCATTTACGTCAAGCCCTACCGATGCATTTACGAAAGGCTGATTCAACAGCTGAGCAACCATTCCCGGAACAGAACCACCGTTGTAATCGATAGATTCTTTACCACAAAGAATAAGGTCATATCCGCCATTCTGAGCAACAGCTGCAATTTCTTTAGCTGTAGAATAGCTGTCTTTCGGGTCTAGATTTACTCTTACCGCGTCATTTGCACCGATGGCCAATGCTTTTCTCATTACAGGTTCCGTACCAGCATCCCCTACATTGATTACCGTCACAGTAGCTCCCTGAGATTCCTGAAGTTTAACTGCTTTCGTCAACGCAAACTCATCTAATGGGTTGATTACCCACTGAATTCCATTTTTGTCGAAAGCAGATTTGTCTGCTGTAAAGTTAATTTTGGAAGTAGTATCCGGAACACTACTAATACAAACTAATATTTTCATGTGTACTATTTATTTATTTTTTGCCTCATTGATCGTACTGTTTTTATGAAGCTATTTTTAGTTAAATTAATTTTGCTAATATAATTAAAAAATATATTATGCATGCATAACACCTAGTAATTTACTATTCAGTGCATTAGATTGCGTATCAGCCTGGTTGTGATGCCCTAAATTCAATCTTACTCGGTAAAACCCTCGGATTCATTTTTAAAATATCCAGAACCAGATTTCCCATATCTTCAGGCTGGATCTTCCAGGCATCCTTTTCTGAGGGAATATTCCCGTTGAAGTTGGTTGCCACCGAGCCCGGCATGATGACCGTTGATTTTATATTGTATTTTCTTAAATCGATCATCGCAGCCTGAGTAAAACCAACCACTCCGAACTTTGAAGCGTTGTAACCGGCACCATTTTCAAAGAAATTGGCTCCCGCTAAGCTTGAAATGGTGATATAATATCCTGCCGTCTTTTTTAGTTCTTCCACCGATGCCTTTAATGTGTAGAAAACACCTGTTAAGTTCGTTTCGATCATATCATTCCATTCTTCGGCTGATAATTGATCTACAGGTTTGAAAATTCCCAGCCCTGCATTTGCAATTACGAAATCCAGCCTTCCGAATTTTTCAATAATATTTTTAATTGCTTCCTGCTCATTTTCAAGACTTCTTACATCTGAAACAACTCCTAAAACATTTTCAGAATATATCCTTAGCTCATTCTCAGCTTTTTCAACATCATCCTTTTTTCTACCGGAAAATGCCACTGAAACTTTATTTTCAAGTAAAATCTTAGCAATCCCGAAACCGATTCCTTTGGTTCCTCCTGTTATATAAGCGACTTTATTTTCTAACATAATAATAACATTAAGTTTTTAAAAATAAGAAAAACGCCCCAATTGAGACGTTTTATTTATACAAAGATTTATTATTATTTAAATCCGGTTGGATAGATTCTATCTTCTTATAGTATTGGTTCAATAATTATGAAGAATGTTCTTGTAGCTCCAGAGAGATTGGTTATGGTAATTTGGTTTGCTGCGAGTTTTGTTACTCTAAAAGTAATTGATCCTGAAGTAATTGTATATGTAACATCACTTCCTGCCACTGCACGCGTTGCAGTTGCAGCTGCCCCATCGATAGCAACTCCCATTACAGCAAATCCTTTCCTAGCAAAATTAAATGTTGCCATTATATTGGCTCCGGCTGCAGTACTGTTTAGGGCACATCTGATATGAAAAAGCCCATTTATGCCTGAACTAGGATCTGTGATAGTAGCCGACGCATTTTGTGCCAGTGATACTGATTCTGAATACCTATGAATCTTTTGAGTTACATCTCCATTACTGGTATCATAAGCCAAATATTTCATTGTTCCGTCTGTATTATAAGTCCTATCGGTACTGAGTAAATTTTGGGTTCTCAAAGGCTCATTATTTGAGTTTATATCGAGTTTTCTTTGAGGGTTTGCCACACCTATTCCTATATTTCCCTGATCCAATACAGTAAGCATTTCAGTACCCGAAGAGTTATTAATTTCCAATGCTTTGGTGGTTGCCGTGTTACCTTGAGAAATAACATCAAGTGAAGCAGACGGTGTAGGTGTATTTATCCCTACTTGAGCAAACACATTCATAAAAACAACTGAGAAAGTTGTAATAACTGCTGAGATTATTAGATTTTTTTTCATAATATTTCTATTTGGTGATATACAAAAATAATTAAAAATTAACACGTTATGATCAGTTTTTTTTTATTTTTAGGTTTTTTTATCATTAAATAAAAAAACGCCTCATTTCTGAGGCGTTTTGGATTATTTAAAATAAATAATTATTTCTTGATGAATTTTTGAGAAAATTTATTCCCTTTTGTATCAACAGTAATAATATAAGCACCTGGAATAAGGTTTTTTACATTTACTCTATTACCATCAAGCACTGTATCCACTTTTCTTCCCATCATATCAAAAGTCTCAATACTGTTAATTTTCCCTTCTGATTTAATCATTAAATAATCTGTTGCCGGGTTTGGATAAACACTTACCTGATTTTTCCCTGAAACTTCCGATGTTCCTAATGTACCCATCTGAGTAACCTTTACATTATCAATTATAAGAGATCTTGCAGAAGTATTATAATGCCTGAAGACTAATCTTATATCCTGGCCTGCAAAAGCAGATAGATCAACTGTTCTTGATTGTGCTACATTGGCCACTGTAAGCAGTTCCTGGAAAACAGGTGTCTGGGTTCCGTTATATGGGCTTGTAGGAGGCACTGCATAGACAGCATAATTGTTATCAGGTTCATATGAGTCTTCTTGAGTATTTGACGCTACCTGGAAAGTAAGAGTATATGAGCTTCCGGCAGGCAAGGTTATGGTAGGAGAATACAAAAGATTGTCTGCGCTTAGGGCTTGTGTGGCAGCAACTTTACCACTAAATCCCGTAGGATTGGCTAGCTGTGACAAACTGTAAACCCGCCATCCTAAATTACCCGAACTTGCACCTATACCTGTGGCAACCCAACCCGAAGGCATTGTAGTACCCGCGCCGGATTCAAAGGTTTCGTTAAGAATAGTTGTTTGAGCATTTGCTGCTAAAGATGCGAATGCAAGCATTCCAAATAATAATTTTTTTTTCATTTGTTTTTTTTAATTTGATTTTGTAATCTTTTATTACAGATATTTCTGAAACGAAAATATATTTACATAAAGGAAAAAACAAATCCATTTTCATAAAATTTATTTTTGACCTTAAAAAAGAATTAAATCATAATTTGTGTAGATTAATTTTAATCCATTTTCTACGTAGAACGAAAAAACACATTAAAAAAGCGCTCCTCAGGAACGCTTTATAAAGGGTAAATATTATTTTTTAATAAATTTGGC
This region includes:
- a CDS encoding nucleoside permease; the encoded protein is MNLKLRLTILSFLQFFVWGAWLITMANFWFGTKHWDGAQFGAVFGTMGIASIFMPTITGIIADRWVNAERIFSVLHILYGIVLFILPHSADPNSFFSIMLVAMCFYMPTIALANSISYTVLKNSDLDVVKDFPPIRVWGTIGFIVAMWITNFTGNKATEGQFYIGGVAAILLGIYALTLPKCPPQKLIDKNAPLSEQLGLNAFKLFKNYKTALFFLFSMLLGAALQLTNAYGDVFLSEFEHFPKYADSFVVQRSTIIMSISQVSETLFILAIPFFLKKFGIKKVMLMSMLAWVLRFAFFAYGVPDGFGLSLIILSCIVYGMAFDFFNISGSLFVETTTDKKIRSSAQGLFMMMTNGFGAVFGSYAAGWAIDKFFTHKFTTASSLSTYLETTPDNPTFINILKKSFNSAINPDGTLSSIVMVKDWHNIWLSFAAYALVLAVLFAILFRHKHNPNEVSEIKH
- a CDS encoding electron transfer flavoprotein subunit alpha/FixB family protein, with product MAVFVYAENINGVYKKAAFEAVSYAKAVADQAGETVTAISVNPTDSSDLLYKYGASNVINIKDEGLKSFSAKAFAQAVNEVADGNIIVFPHTTDASSVAPMLAVMKNYSLITNVLAAPESLSPIQIKRKAFSGKGFMHAKAEGTGVIITVSQNAFGVKENTVSGSEEVKNLSVANEDTKVISHEQSSGKLDLKEAEIVVSAGRGMKGPENWGMIEELANVLGAATACSKPVSDIGWRPHTEHVGQTGKAISPNLYIAVGISGAIQHLAGVNSSKTIVVINSDAEAPFFKSADYGVVGDAFQIIPALTEKIKAIRG
- a CDS encoding bifunctional nuclease family protein, which gives rise to MDYKQLIIRGISYSQTQSGAYALLLEHEETHIKLPVVIGNFEAQSISLGLEKDIHPPRPLTHDLFTKFIVSTNYELVSVIIYQIVDGVFFSNINFKNKSTEEELILDARTSDAVAMAVRFDAPIFTTQQVLNEAGILLELEDVSKEEEPFSETVETEDNLKSVSMEELQKLLEDAVKEEDYDTALEIQEEIKRRKKRID
- a CDS encoding SDR family oxidoreductase, whose amino-acid sequence is MLENKVAYITGGTKGIGFGIAKILLENKVSVAFSGRKKDDVEKAENELRIYSENVLGVVSDVRSLENEQEAIKNIIEKFGRLDFVIANAGLGIFKPVDQLSAEEWNDMIETNLTGVFYTLKASVEELKKTAGYYITISSLAGANFFENGAGYNASKFGVVGFTQAAMIDLRKYNIKSTVIMPGSVATNFNGNIPSEKDAWKIQPEDMGNLVLDILKMNPRVLPSKIEFRASQPG
- a CDS encoding RNA polymerase sigma factor; its protein translation is MKNLEENFKLAKKQDRRGQQALYEMFSAKMLAIANSYVNNIHDAEDILMNSFFTCFSKIDECREWKSFQFWLRKIVVNNSINFIRKSKNILYTDVEVNEIGNIDESLEEEMEELNMDEIFSKMPDGYRLIFNLYVFEEKKHSEIAEILNISEGTSKSQLSKSKKWIVDFLKQKKDEKQYAK
- a CDS encoding electron transfer flavoprotein subunit beta/FixA family protein, with product MKILVCISSVPDTTSKINFTADKSAFDKNGIQWVINPLDEFALTKAVKLQESQGATVTVINVGDAGTEPVMRKALAIGANDAVRVNLDPKDSYSTAKEIAAVAQNGGYDLILCGKESIDYNGGSVPGMVAQLLNQPFVNASVGLDVNGSEATAVREIEGGKETISVKLPAVIAGQKGLVDEKDLIIPNMRGIMSARTKPLQVVEPTSSEVKVQGVSYDSVPPRAAVKLVSPDNLDELVRLLHEEAKVI
- a CDS encoding T9SS-dependent choice-of-anchor J family protein, whose product is MKKKLLFGMLAFASLAANAQTTILNETFESGAGTTMPSGWVATGIGASSGNLGWRVYSLSQLANPTGFSGKVAATQALSADNLLYSPTITLPAGSSYTLTFQVASNTQEDSYEPDNNYAVYAVPPTSPYNGTQTPVFQELLTVANVAQSRTVDLSAFAGQDIRLVFRHYNTSARSLIIDNVKVTQMGTLGTSEVSGKNQVSVYPNPATDYLMIKSEGKINSIETFDMMGRKVDTVLDGNRVNVKNLIPGAYIITVDTKGNKFSQKFIKK